The following are encoded together in the Hippoglossus stenolepis isolate QCI-W04-F060 chromosome 12, HSTE1.2, whole genome shotgun sequence genome:
- the LOC118118797 gene encoding androgen-dependent TFPI-regulating protein translates to MSSTLRRVYHLTAFSWYAFVVKTLAAKDGEELPAGIFVYGGPWKYLTFLNLLLQMCFFGLAAVNDLQPGKKSENTLSRCKDLLFSVFAFPVGMFVVLLFWMIFAYDRELVYPATIDTFFPPWINHAMHTFVLPVLLGEVMLQPHIYPQMKHALAALGGVGLAYLSWIIWVYLSVGIWVYPLLGHFSTSGLLGFFFFNMSVVTLFYLLGDKLNSHVWSKHMNKMAAKTK, encoded by the exons ATGTCTTCAACCCTGAGGAGAGTGTATCACCTCACTGCATTCAGCTGGTACGCTTTTGTTGTGAAGACCCTCGCTGCCAAGGATGGAGAGGAGTTACCAGCAGGGATCTTTGTTTATGGAGGACCTTGGAAGTACCTCACGTTTTTGAATTTG TTATTGCAGATGTGTTTCTTTGGCCTGGCAGCAGTGAACGATCTACAGCCTGGTAAAAAATCTGAGAATACTCTGAGCAGATGTAAAGACCtcctgttctctgtgtttgctttccCTGTAGGCATG tttgttgttcTGCTTTTCTGGATGATCTTTGCCTATGACAGAGAGTTAGTCTACCCTGCTACTATCGACACCTTCTTCCCTCCGTGGATAAACCATGCTATG CATACGTTTGTCCTGCCCGTTTTACTTGGAGAAGTGATGCTGCAGCCACACATCTACCCACAGATGAAACACGCGCTGGCAGCCTTAGGAGGAGTGGGCTTGGCTTACTTATCTTG GATTATATGGGTGTACTTGTCGGTAGGGATTTGGGTGTATCCCCTCCTCGGCCACTTCAGCACGTCTGGTCTGctgggcttcttcttctttaacatGTCTGTGGTGACCCTGTTCTACCTGCTGGGGGACAAGCTCAACAGCCACGTGTGGA gTAAGCACATGAACAAAATGGCAGCAAAAACAAAGTAA